One Malaclemys terrapin pileata isolate rMalTer1 chromosome 7, rMalTer1.hap1, whole genome shotgun sequence genomic region harbors:
- the PLA2G12B gene encoding group XIIB secretory phospholipase A2-like protein isoform X2, producing MKPVVKIVVLCLALSLGRCDEEVTPDNSVNQAAPEESASADWGIGTLRDGFETVNSYFDSFLELLGGKNGVCQYRCRYGKAPMPRPNYKPQEPNGCSSYFLGLKLDLGIPAMTKCCNQLDVCYDTCGANKYRCDAKFRWCLHSICSDLKRSLGFVSKVEACESVADTVFNTVWTLGCRPFMNSQRSACICNEEEKEEL from the exons ATGAAGCCGGTTGTCAAGATAGTTGTTCTGTGCCTGGCCCTGAGTCTAGGAAGATGCGATGAAGAAGTAACCCCAGACAACTCAGTCAACCAAGCTGCCCCAGAAGAATCAGCCTCAGCAGACTGGGGCATTGGGACCCTCAGAGATGGCTTTGAAACTGTTAATAGCTATTTTGACTCTTTTTTAGAGCTGCTAGGAGGAAAAAATGGGGTTTGTCAGTACAGATGTAGATATG GGAAGGCTCCAATGCCCAGACCGAACTACAAGCCCCAAGAGCCCAATGGCTGCAGCTCCTACTTCCTTGGTCTCAAG ttGGATTTAGGCATCCCTGCCATGACTAAGTGCTGTAACCAGCTGGATGTTTGTTACGACACCTGCGGAGCCAACAAATACCGCTGTGATGCTAAGTTCCGATGGTGCCTCCACTCCATCTGCTCAGACCTCAAACGGAGCCTTGGTTTTGTCTCCAAGGTTGAAG CTTGTGAATCTGTAGCAGATACAGTGTTTAACACTGTCTGGACTCTGGGCTGCCGACCCTTCATGAACAGCCAAAGAAGTGCCTGCATTTGTAACGAGGAAGAAAAAGAGGAACTTTGA
- the PLA2G12B gene encoding group XIIB secretory phospholipase A2-like protein isoform X1, translating to MKPVVKIVVLCLALSLGRCDEEVTPDNSVNQAAPEESASADWGIGTLRDGFETVNSYFDSFLELLGGKNGVCQYRCRYGKAPMPRPNYKPQEPNGCSSYFLGLKVPESLDLGIPAMTKCCNQLDVCYDTCGANKYRCDAKFRWCLHSICSDLKRSLGFVSKVEACESVADTVFNTVWTLGCRPFMNSQRSACICNEEEKEEL from the exons ATGAAGCCGGTTGTCAAGATAGTTGTTCTGTGCCTGGCCCTGAGTCTAGGAAGATGCGATGAAGAAGTAACCCCAGACAACTCAGTCAACCAAGCTGCCCCAGAAGAATCAGCCTCAGCAGACTGGGGCATTGGGACCCTCAGAGATGGCTTTGAAACTGTTAATAGCTATTTTGACTCTTTTTTAGAGCTGCTAGGAGGAAAAAATGGGGTTTGTCAGTACAGATGTAGATATG GGAAGGCTCCAATGCCCAGACCGAACTACAAGCCCCAAGAGCCCAATGGCTGCAGCTCCTACTTCCTTGGTCTCAAGGTACCAGAAAGT ttGGATTTAGGCATCCCTGCCATGACTAAGTGCTGTAACCAGCTGGATGTTTGTTACGACACCTGCGGAGCCAACAAATACCGCTGTGATGCTAAGTTCCGATGGTGCCTCCACTCCATCTGCTCAGACCTCAAACGGAGCCTTGGTTTTGTCTCCAAGGTTGAAG CTTGTGAATCTGTAGCAGATACAGTGTTTAACACTGTCTGGACTCTGGGCTGCCGACCCTTCATGAACAGCCAAAGAAGTGCCTGCATTTGTAACGAGGAAGAAAAAGAGGAACTTTGA